One genomic region from Mytilus trossulus isolate FHL-02 chromosome 9, PNRI_Mtr1.1.1.hap1, whole genome shotgun sequence encodes:
- the LOC134684360 gene encoding uncharacterized protein LOC134684360, producing the protein MSYKDYFPISKNNIDSCKSCVKKELIKKSEQVCDGDHIIIRSLHCDHHLIVVKKHGSNNRYIDVTAIHSYPKKEENSKSLHREKKNIPLDGSAFVVSYRCPMFSRDEIVRRAEERFTSNESGKNETYEYNLATSNCEHFATWCVTNRYFSFQVLQFNSNFGCLHAPDLKDMHTKRELCDSCYGGLLQTVLSVPWKHVRPNGVKKGDIVSYSYYMLWHDAVVMEVKSDNTLVLAHYGIASLFHFKKIIKETVKFGGNDSLTVYIYDGWNVYSPDEVVKRAESRIGEEKWSFTSNRSSQFAKWCKIKAPEF; encoded by the coding sequence atgtCCTACAAAGATTACTTTCCGATTTCAAAAAACAATATCGACTCGTGTAAAAGCTGTGTGAAAAAGGAACTGATTAAGAAGAGTGAACAGGTGTGCGACGGTGATCATATCATTATAAGAAGTTTGCATTGTGACCATCACTTAATAGTTGTAAAAAAACACGGTTCCAACAATCGTTATATTGACGTCACTGCTATCCATTCATATCCAAAAAAGGAAGAAAACTCAAAGAGTTTACATCGAGAGAAAAAGAACATCCCTTTAGACGGAAGCGCATTTGTCGTATCATACAGATGTCCAATGTTTAGTAGAGACGAGATCGTACGTAGGGCTGAGGAGAGATTTACAAGCAATGAATCTGGAAAGAACGAAACTTATGAATACAATTTAGCGACAAGCAATTGTGAACATTTTGCAACTTGGTGTGTAACAAATCgctatttttcttttcaagttCTGCAATTTAACAGCAACTTTGGCTGTCTGCATGCTCCTGATTTGAAAGATATGCATACTAAGAGAGAGCTTTGTGATTCATGTTATGGTGGATTACTTCAGACAGTTCTCTCCGTTCCATGGAAGCATGTTAGACCAAATGGTGTGAAAAAAGGGGATATAGTGTCATACTCTTACTACATGTTATGGCATGATGCAGTTGTAATGGAAGTCAAGTCCGATAACACATTAGTATTGGCACACTATGGAATAGCatctttgtttcatttcaagAAGATTATAAAAGAAACCGTTAAATTTGGGGGAAATGACTCTTTAACTGTTTATATTTACGATGGATGGAATGTGTATTCTCCTGATGAAGTAGTAAAGCGGGCTGAGTCAAGAATAGGTGAGGAAAAGTGGTCCTTTACTTCCAACAGAAGTTCTCAGTTTGCGAAATGGTGCAAGATAAAAGCGCCAGAATTTTGA